The following are encoded together in the Xanthobacter autotrophicus Py2 genome:
- a CDS encoding Mu DNA binding I gamma subdomain (PFAM: Mu transposase; Mu DNA binding I gamma subdomain; Transposase-like Mu~KEGG: rsq:Rsph17025_2121 integrase, catalytic region) produces the protein MREWWTAAEFADLGLPDVPTAKKAVLAMIERVGGNAPDRQFTTENPLGIWRRRQGRGGGREYRMDVLPGAAKAALALRLKRAAAPETPQEAEGAALALRDSAELWAWFDALPQKRKDEAKRRLDALLAVEELQKAGRPRDHALMDMASRIDVSLRTLYGWSHLVGGLDRADWLPALAPRHIGRVAEAEIPAEMWATFVSDYLRDSKPTIAACFRRTESAAQAAGLAIPSMKTFQRRVEAMPKTTVVLAREGVDGLKKLYPAQERDRSSFHALEAVNADGHVWDVFVKWLDGTVSRPVLIGFQDLYSGMILSWRIARTSDAATVLLAFGDLVETYGIPEHCWLDNGREFASKWFTGRQANRYRFKVKEEDPAGVLTQLGVQVHWTKPYSGQSKPIERAWRDFAGEIAKHPAFDGAYAGNSPDAKPESYGSKAVPIETFEKVVAAEIAAHNARAGRRSSVCGGRLSFQQAFAASYADAIIRKAAPAQSRLWLLACEGVKVRSDASVHLEGNRYWDEKLTDMVGHKVILRFDPADLHAGVCVYRLDGAHVVDAPAIDKSGFRDVAEASAHGRARGAFLKAQRTLLDAVRTMSPDEVAAMSMQAEVPEALPEPRAIRPIFGGAAALALQLEREPDQDVEPDAFSRGVGRLRLVTNNAADD, from the coding sequence ATGCGTGAATGGTGGACCGCCGCGGAATTCGCCGACCTTGGCCTGCCGGATGTGCCGACCGCCAAGAAGGCTGTTTTGGCCATGATCGAGCGCGTCGGCGGCAATGCGCCGGACCGGCAGTTCACCACCGAGAACCCGCTCGGCATCTGGCGGCGGCGGCAGGGCCGCGGCGGCGGGCGCGAATATCGCATGGACGTGCTGCCGGGGGCGGCCAAGGCGGCGCTGGCGCTGCGGCTCAAGCGGGCGGCGGCGCCGGAAACGCCACAGGAGGCGGAGGGCGCGGCTCTGGCGTTACGCGATTCCGCCGAACTGTGGGCGTGGTTCGATGCCTTGCCGCAGAAGCGCAAGGACGAGGCGAAGCGGCGCCTCGACGCCCTGCTCGCCGTCGAGGAGCTGCAGAAGGCGGGGCGCCCGCGCGACCACGCGCTGATGGACATGGCAAGCCGGATCGATGTGTCGCTGCGCACGCTCTACGGCTGGAGCCACCTGGTGGGCGGGCTCGATCGCGCCGACTGGCTTCCGGCGCTGGCGCCGCGCCACATCGGCCGGGTCGCGGAGGCCGAGATCCCGGCCGAGATGTGGGCCACGTTCGTCTCCGACTACCTGCGCGACAGCAAGCCGACCATCGCCGCCTGCTTCCGCCGCACCGAGAGTGCCGCTCAGGCCGCAGGCCTCGCCATTCCATCCATGAAGACGTTTCAGAGGAGGGTCGAAGCCATGCCTAAAACCACAGTCGTACTGGCGCGCGAGGGTGTCGACGGGCTGAAGAAGCTCTATCCCGCGCAGGAGCGCGACCGCAGCAGCTTCCATGCCCTGGAAGCAGTCAACGCCGACGGGCACGTGTGGGACGTGTTCGTCAAATGGCTCGACGGCACTGTCTCTCGCCCGGTGCTGATCGGGTTCCAGGACCTCTATTCCGGCATGATCCTGTCGTGGCGTATCGCCCGGACGTCGGATGCGGCCACCGTGCTGCTGGCGTTCGGCGACCTCGTGGAAACCTACGGCATCCCCGAGCATTGCTGGCTCGACAACGGCCGCGAGTTCGCCTCGAAGTGGTTCACCGGCCGCCAGGCCAACCGCTACCGCTTCAAGGTAAAGGAAGAAGACCCGGCCGGCGTCCTGACCCAGCTCGGCGTCCAGGTGCATTGGACCAAGCCATACTCCGGCCAGTCGAAGCCCATCGAGCGCGCATGGCGGGACTTCGCGGGCGAGATCGCCAAGCACCCGGCGTTCGACGGCGCCTATGCCGGCAACAGCCCGGACGCCAAGCCCGAGAGCTACGGCTCGAAGGCGGTGCCGATCGAGACCTTCGAGAAGGTGGTGGCGGCGGAGATCGCCGCGCACAACGCCCGCGCGGGGCGGCGGAGCTCCGTCTGCGGCGGCCGGCTCTCCTTCCAGCAGGCGTTCGCCGCCTCCTATGCCGATGCCATCATCCGCAAGGCCGCGCCGGCGCAGAGCCGCCTTTGGCTACTCGCCTGCGAGGGCGTGAAGGTTCGCTCCGATGCCTCGGTTCACCTCGAAGGCAATCGCTACTGGGACGAAAAGCTTACCGACATGGTCGGGCACAAGGTGATCCTGCGGTTCGATCCCGCCGACCTGCATGCCGGCGTGTGCGTGTACCGGCTCGACGGCGCGCATGTGGTCGATGCGCCGGCGATCGATAAATCCGGCTTCAGGGATGTTGCCGAGGCGAGCGCCCACGGCCGGGCGCGAGGCGCCTTCCTGAAGGCGCAGCGCACCTTGCTCGATGCGGTGCGCACCATGTCGCCGGACGAAGTCGCGGCGATGTCGATGCAGGCGGAAGTGCCGGAGGCGCTGCCGGAGCCGCGGGCGATCCGGCCCATTTTCGGCGGCGCGGCCGCTCTGGCGCTGCAGCTGGAGCGCGAACCCGATCAGGACGTCGAGCCC